From Denitrovibrio acetiphilus DSM 12809, the proteins below share one genomic window:
- the rplB gene encoding 50S ribosomal protein L2: MGIKKFKPTSDGVRFRTNSDFQDVTASKPEKSLLAPKHNKAGRNNHGRITVRHQGGGNKQKYRLIDFKRNKDGIAANVKTIEYDPNRSARIALVFYADGEKRYILAPTGLKVGDQVLSGEQADIKLGNAKMLKDLPVGTVIHNVEMRPGKGGQLARSAGTYAQLLAKEGTYCHVRMPSGEIRLIKAECKASIGQVSNQEHENIKIGKAGRSRWKGVRPTVRGVAMNPIDHPHGGGEGRTSGGRHPVTPWGVPTKGYKTRKKNKPSNKYIVTRRKK; this comes from the coding sequence ATGGGAATTAAGAAGTTTAAACCGACTTCAGATGGTGTTAGGTTTAGAACCAACAGTGATTTTCAGGATGTTACAGCTTCAAAGCCTGAAAAATCACTTCTCGCCCCAAAGCACAACAAAGCAGGTCGTAACAACCACGGCCGCATTACAGTTAGGCATCAGGGTGGCGGTAATAAACAGAAATATCGTCTGATAGACTTTAAAAGAAATAAAGACGGGATTGCAGCGAACGTAAAAACAATCGAATACGATCCAAACAGAAGTGCAAGAATTGCTCTTGTCTTCTATGCAGATGGTGAGAAAAGATATATACTCGCTCCAACAGGTCTTAAAGTAGGCGATCAGGTTCTTAGTGGCGAGCAAGCCGACATTAAACTCGGTAATGCTAAAATGCTGAAAGACCTGCCCGTCGGGACAGTAATACATAACGTGGAAATGAGGCCCGGGAAAGGCGGACAGCTTGCCCGTTCCGCAGGAACATACGCACAGCTTCTCGCTAAAGAGGGAACCTATTGCCACGTCCGCATGCCTTCAGGTGAAATCAGACTCATTAAAGCTGAGTGTAAAGCCAGCATAGGTCAGGTTTCTAACCAAGAGCATGAGAACATTAAAATCGGAAAAGCGGGCCGGTCCCGTTGGAAAGGCGTTCGTCCTACCGTTCGTGGTGTTGCCATGAACCCAATCGATCACCCACACGGTGGTGGTGAAGGTAGAACCAGTGGTGGTCGTCACCCAGTTACTCCTTGGGGTGTTCCTACAAAGGGATACAAAACAAGGAAGAAGAACAAACCGTCCAACAAGTACATCGTTACCCGCAGGAAGAAGTAG
- the rpsS gene encoding 30S ribosomal protein S19, with protein MPRSLKKGPFIDDHLMKKVTAAKESGDKKVIKTWSRRSTVLPDMVGLTFAVHNGNKFVPVYVTENMVGHKLGEFSLTRTFRGHKKDDKKVKGR; from the coding sequence GTGCCTAGATCGCTAAAGAAAGGCCCGTTTATAGATGACCACCTCATGAAGAAGGTGACAGCAGCTAAAGAGAGCGGCGATAAGAAAGTCATCAAGACATGGTCAAGAAGAAGTACAGTACTTCCTGATATGGTCGGGCTTACATTTGCCGTACATAACGGAAACAAGTTCGTACCAGTTTATGTTACTGAAAATATGGTGGGACACAAACTCGGTGAGTTTTCCCTTACCAGAACCTTCAGAGGGCATAAGAAAGACGATAAAAAAGTAAAGGGTAGATAA
- the rplV gene encoding 50S ribosomal protein L22 encodes MEAIARAKYQRVSPRKTRPVADLIRGKKVEEALAILKFTPNKGAKILYKAVKSAASNAEENHNHADASRMVVKEVRVDQGPVWKRFLPRAYGRATGLRKPTSNITVVLSD; translated from the coding sequence ATGGAAGCTATAGCTCGTGCAAAATATCAGAGAGTTTCTCCTAGAAAGACACGCCCTGTAGCAGACCTTATAAGGGGTAAAAAAGTTGAGGAGGCTCTTGCCATCCTTAAATTTACTCCTAATAAAGGCGCTAAAATCCTTTACAAGGCTGTTAAATCCGCTGCAAGCAACGCAGAGGAGAACCACAACCACGCTGATGCTAGCCGTATGGTTGTGAAAGAGGTTAGAGTTGATCAGGGTCCTGTCTGGAAGAGATTCCTGCCAAGAGCCTATGGTAGAGCAACCGGTCTTCGCAAACCTACCAGCAACATAACAGTAGTTCTTTCTGACTAA
- the rpsC gene encoding 30S ribosomal protein S3: MGQKVNPNGFRVGVNKPWKSVWYANKKEYRQQLLEDIRIRKFLKDRLMQAGLSRIGIERMGTRVRITLNTSRPGIVIGKKGSEIDKLKKELKKFTKSEVLLVIREVKKPEINAVLVAENIAMQIQRRVAFRRAMKKAVLQAMKSGALGIRVACAGRLAGADMARTEWYIKGRVPLQTLRADIDYGTTEAMTTYGIIGIKVWVFTGEVLEDRKSEAGE; this comes from the coding sequence GTGGGACAGAAGGTAAACCCTAATGGATTCAGAGTTGGCGTGAACAAGCCGTGGAAATCGGTTTGGTATGCTAACAAAAAAGAATACAGGCAGCAGCTTCTTGAGGATATCAGAATAAGAAAATTCCTCAAAGACAGGCTTATGCAGGCTGGTCTCTCCCGAATCGGTATCGAACGTATGGGAACACGTGTCAGAATAACTCTGAACACATCACGCCCAGGTATTGTTATCGGTAAAAAGGGTTCAGAGATCGATAAGCTCAAAAAAGAGCTTAAGAAATTTACAAAATCAGAAGTGCTTCTTGTTATCAGAGAAGTCAAAAAGCCAGAGATCAACGCAGTTCTTGTAGCTGAGAACATCGCTATGCAGATCCAGCGTCGTGTGGCTTTCAGACGTGCTATGAAAAAAGCTGTACTTCAGGCAATGAAGTCAGGCGCACTCGGTATCAGAGTTGCGTGTGCGGGTCGTCTTGCTGGTGCTGATATGGCGAGAACTGAGTGGTATATCAAAGGTCGTGTGCCTCTGCAAACACTCAGAGCTGACATAGATTACGGCACAACAGAAGCTATGACCACTTACGGTATAATCGGTATCAAAGTCTGGGTCTTCACTGGTGAAGTTCTCGAAGACAGAAAATCCGAGGCAGGTGAGTAA
- the rplP gene encoding 50S ribosomal protein L16 → MLIPKRLKYRKQYKGRIKGKASKGNYVAFGDYGISAAGKGKLTSRQIEAARIAINRYLKRGGKVVIRIFPHKPVTSKPLEVRQGKGKGAVEFYVAPVKEGTILYEVGGVTEEQAREAFRRAAHKLPIKCKFVKRDDIAEAAE, encoded by the coding sequence ATGCTTATTCCAAAGAGACTTAAATACAGAAAGCAGTACAAAGGCCGGATCAAAGGCAAAGCCAGCAAAGGTAACTATGTGGCTTTCGGCGACTACGGTATTTCTGCTGCAGGCAAAGGGAAGCTCACAAGTCGCCAGATTGAAGCGGCAAGGATTGCGATTAACAGATACCTCAAAAGGGGTGGTAAAGTCGTTATCCGTATTTTCCCACACAAACCTGTTACTTCCAAACCTCTTGAGGTTAGACAAGGTAAAGGTAAAGGTGCTGTGGAATTCTATGTAGCTCCTGTTAAAGAGGGTACAATCCTCTATGAAGTAGGCGGCGTTACAGAAGAGCAGGCTCGCGAAGCATTCAGAAGAGCAGCTCATAAACTGCCTATCAAATGCAAATTCGTTAAAAGAGACGATATAGCGGAGGCTGCAGAATGA
- the rpmC gene encoding 50S ribosomal protein L29 has product MKASELKAMKDAELVEKETELRENIFRMKFKLATGDIEDSSQIKKAKKDIARIKTILNERAIEEK; this is encoded by the coding sequence ATGAAAGCATCCGAACTGAAAGCAATGAAAGATGCTGAGCTGGTTGAGAAAGAGACTGAGCTCAGAGAAAATATCTTCAGAATGAAGTTCAAGCTTGCTACTGGGGACATCGAAGACAGTTCCCAGATCAAGAAGGCTAAAAAAGACATAGCTCGCATTAAGACCATACTTAACGAGCGTGCTATCGAGGAAAAATAA
- the rpsQ gene encoding 30S ribosomal protein S17 codes for MEARNNRKVRKGVVVSDKMDKTVVVKVQNLKLHPRYQKFIKRSKNFKAHDENNDCRMGDTVEIVETRPLSKDKHWRVTKIIERSVEVANEG; via the coding sequence ATGGAAGCCAGGAACAACAGAAAGGTAAGAAAAGGGGTGGTTGTCAGCGACAAAATGGATAAAACCGTTGTTGTCAAAGTTCAAAACCTGAAACTCCATCCAAGGTATCAGAAGTTCATCAAGAGAAGTAAAAACTTCAAAGCCCACGATGAGAACAATGATTGCAGAATGGGCGACACAGTGGAGATCGTTGAAACACGTCCGCTTTCCAAAGATAAACACTGGAGAGTGACTAAAATCATCGAGCGTTCCGTTGAAGTTGCAAACGAGGGGTAA
- the rplN gene encoding 50S ribosomal protein L14: MIQVESRLRVADNSGAKEVLVIKVLGGSKMRYGRIGDIIVATVKVAAPDSNIKKGTVVKGVVVRTAKEQRRNDGTYIKFDDNACVLLNKTTLEPIATRVFGPVARELRGKGFLKIVSMAPEVL; this comes from the coding sequence ATGATACAGGTAGAATCCAGACTGAGAGTTGCCGACAACTCCGGAGCTAAAGAAGTGCTTGTGATTAAAGTACTCGGTGGTTCTAAGATGCGTTACGGCAGAATCGGTGATATCATTGTCGCTACTGTGAAAGTGGCAGCTCCTGACAGTAACATTAAAAAAGGTACTGTTGTTAAAGGTGTTGTTGTACGTACTGCCAAAGAGCAGCGTAGAAATGACGGCACTTACATAAAGTTTGATGACAACGCTTGTGTTCTTCTGAACAAAACAACACTTGAGCCAATCGCAACCCGTGTTTTCGGGCCGGTTGCCAGAGAGCTTCGTGGGAAAGGATTTCTCAAAATCGTTTCCATGGCTCCTGAAGTACTGTAA
- the rplX gene encoding 50S ribosomal protein L24, whose translation MNVKLKLKTDDPVIVTTGKDKGTKSKVVKLDKADGKVICENVNVSKKHMKPNQFNPDGGIMDKPMPLNISNVAYYCSKCSKGVKLGIKVLESGKKVRFCRSCGEIIDKD comes from the coding sequence GTGAACGTAAAACTTAAACTTAAAACAGATGACCCTGTTATCGTTACCACTGGTAAAGATAAGGGAACTAAGTCAAAAGTCGTTAAGCTTGACAAAGCAGACGGTAAGGTTATCTGTGAGAATGTAAATGTGTCCAAGAAACACATGAAACCTAATCAGTTCAACCCGGATGGCGGCATTATGGATAAACCAATGCCTCTTAATATCTCTAACGTTGCGTACTACTGTAGTAAATGCAGTAAAGGCGTAAAGCTTGGTATTAAGGTACTTGAGTCCGGCAAGAAAGTTAGGTTCTGCAGATCTTGCGGCGAGATAATCGATAAGGACTAA
- the rplE gene encoding 50S ribosomal protein L5 gives MAELRRIYKEEVVPKLTEKFGYKNVMQVPKVTKVVLNMGVGEAVTNSKVIEGAIRDMELIAGQKPVVCRAKKSIATFKLREGMPIGCKVTLRGERAYEFLYRLTRIGLARVRDFQGVNPKSFDGRGNYAMGLKEQIVFPEIDYDKIDKVRGFDIIITTTANTDEEARELLRELGMPFATQEA, from the coding sequence ATGGCGGAACTCAGAAGAATCTATAAAGAAGAGGTAGTACCGAAACTTACAGAAAAGTTCGGCTACAAGAACGTCATGCAGGTTCCTAAAGTCACAAAGGTCGTACTCAATATGGGTGTCGGCGAAGCGGTTACAAACTCTAAAGTTATAGAGGGTGCAATCAGAGACATGGAGCTCATTGCAGGACAGAAACCTGTCGTATGCAGAGCTAAAAAGTCAATCGCTACATTCAAACTGAGAGAAGGAATGCCTATCGGATGCAAAGTTACACTTCGCGGCGAAAGAGCTTATGAATTCCTCTACAGGCTGACTAGGATCGGACTTGCTAGGGTTAGAGACTTTCAGGGTGTAAACCCTAAGTCTTTTGATGGACGTGGAAACTACGCAATGGGGCTCAAAGAGCAGATCGTTTTTCCAGAGATAGACTACGATAAGATCGATAAGGTCCGTGGTTTCGACATCATTATAACCACAACTGCCAATACAGACGAAGAGGCTAGAGAGCTCCTTAGAGAACTCGGTATGCCTTTTGCAACTCAGGAGGCATAA
- a CDS encoding type Z 30S ribosomal protein S14: protein MATKAKYHSAFLKKKYKVREDNRCPICGRPRAFMRRFNMCRLCFRKFALEGEIPGVRKSSW from the coding sequence TTGGCCACAAAAGCTAAATATCACAGTGCATTTCTTAAGAAGAAATACAAGGTAAGGGAAGATAACCGCTGTCCTATATGCGGAAGACCCAGGGCTTTTATGCGCAGATTCAATATGTGCAGACTTTGTTTTAGGAAGTTCGCGCTCGAGGGAGAGATCCCAGGCGTGAGAAAATCCAGCTGGTAA